The Chionomys nivalis chromosome 16, mChiNiv1.1, whole genome shotgun sequence genome includes the window TTCCTAAGCATACATGAGGCCCTAGATTCAACTATCAGTACCACATTCAccaatatataaaaaagaaattacaaagtgTTATGAGGCTTTTGGGTGCTGTGGATTGATCCAAGTAGGCcctatattttaaaactatttagtaAAAAGTCACAGTCCTTTCAGGAAGAAAAGCAGTGTCATAAAACCCAACAAACTTCTCTATTTTCTCAAAAGCAGGTAATAAGCTGACATAAAATCACATTTTAAGTAAACTACAGACAAATCTTGTTTTTCACCTAGCCCCTATCTTTACCTCCTGATAAAGCCATgataatcagaaaataaaatttaatactaagaaaaaagaaatcaggcaAATTCTTATGGTAGACCATATCCACCATAGCtaccataaaacaaaatacaaatacttGGTCTACAAGGAATTGTAGTAACATATTGTACAAAGTCATAATTGGGTTGATTTAAACACTATACAAAGACGACAGTCTGTTAAAAATTAAGTTCAATAAACTCCAGTGGTCTGAATAAAATGGATtaaaaatatgtgaaatattACAGAAAAAATACTGTTGTATTTTATACTACCATCATATGATTCAAAGCAACTGTGACCAGTTCCATGAATGCCCATACTGAGTAGACTATGTATTATTTTGTTGATATACATACAAAATCTATTTAATGAATGttgatcttaaaaacaaaagaaggtaaggtcccaggttcaatcctagtaccacaaaaacaaataaaaactcagaacAGTGTTTTTCTGTCTCATGACCTCCATGATATAAATTGTGCCTCATCACatcttccccaccatgataaatGGAACCAACTGAAGCTatgagttaaaaaacaaacaaaaccaccctcaaaaaaaaaaagaaaaacacatgttcCTAGCTATTAAAAGTCAGCACAATTCACGAATCTCCAAATATCTCTATAGAGATAGATATTTagagatatatatgtgtatatatgtgcataatcTCAAATAAGagttttttaaatgctatattggTTATCTTTGGGGTTTATCATTTTTATGTTGATAGAATATAAGGCTGGTCATGTTTTAATGAAAGCTATAAACACAGGTAATTCCCTCAGCAGACACCCTTCTGGCAAGTTGTGATGATACAAATAAGAAATGTCCCCACAGTCTCTAGCAATTGATTGTTCTCAGTTGGTGGTACTGTTCCGAGGTTTACAAGTATggtcttgctggagaaagtactTCACTAGGCGAGGGTTTGGAAGTTTAATGTCTCCTCCAGCCATTCCCAATAGCTCTCTGCGTCCTGCTGCCATCTTAAGATACGATCTTAGCCagggagcagtggtggtgcacacttttaatcccagcacttgggaggcagaggcaggcagatctctgtgagttcaagtctagcctggtgaacagaagcaagtttcaggacagccaaggttgttacagagaaacccagtctcgaaggcgggggggggggggggggggggggggtgagatcTCAGCTTATTGCTTCAGATACCACGCCTGCAGGTTGCcatgcttccctgccatgatgataatgaactcttatctctctgaaaccataaacccaaataaacccttccttctattaAGAAGGAAGGAACTGTATCTCATTCATCTTTGTACCTCTGACATAGTCTCAGGCTCACAGCATACATTCATTTCGATGAGCCATCAATCTCTATTCATTCACTCAGCAAGCATCTGTTTGGTATCATACAATGTGTCAGTGATAACATTGATTAAAACAGGTTATACTCCCTCTGTTTGTAGACTTAAAATCCAGTGTAGGGAGGtacaaataaacagacaaataataTCATTAAGTTTGTAATAGGTGCTATAAGGAAAatgaatagaatataaaaataaattagaatagtAAACAAGTCTCTCAAACCTTTAGAGGACATATTCAAAACTATTAGTGACAAGCTAAATAGATAAGTATTGTAAAGCTTGAGAAGCTATTTTctaaacaaatagaaaaggagctaatttctgtattttccaattttttgtttttgcaatttTCTAAATAACTCCTGTTGTTTTCTAGCATCGCCAATCTAAACATCAAGTTACtgaatattctatattttatatatggtCTTCCAAAACTAATTATTTTTACAAACACATTACTTTTAAAGCATTATCTTCTCTACATAATAAAACGATCAGAGAGAGGGGACTAATATTTGGACGGGGTTGTCACTGTCATAGTACTTTGCGTGTTGGGTTctggtcttttgttgttgctgttgtcatCACTGCAGACAGTGGTGCTATGCAGTCAAGGCACAAGATAAGCTCATGCTCTTCACGCCTTAAGTTCCCAAACACTTGGGGTGCTAGGATTTGAGCTGTGCACCCCCATGCCAGGCTAGTGTTAGTGCTGAAAGCACAATTCTCTCAAATTAGTAAAATATACCTTTATACTTAAATTCTGTGTTGgaaatagatagatacatataaaaaaatcagatgcaggggctggagagatggctcagtggttaagagcactgactgttcttccaaaggtcctgagttcaattcccagtacccacacgatggctcacaactatttgtaatctggcgccctcttctggtctgaaggcatacatgtaggcagaaaactgtatacataataaacaaagtctaaaaaaaatcagatgcATTGTGGACACcaacataaatattaaaagaggGACAGGATTAGAAGAGAAGGTGGTATCTTGGGAAACTCATCACACTCTAAACtagttctcagaaaattagatGCAGGAAGCgtaaatcaattttttaaaagaaattacaaactggtatttttttttttttggtttttcaagacagggtttctctacataaactggtatttttaataactttcaatataaaatatattaccaGTCAGACAGTAGTGCTGCACACCTTtcatttcagcacttgggaggcagaggcaggtgaatctctgagttcgaggtcagcctgctttacagagtgaattccaggacagccaagactatacacagagaaaccctatttcgaaaaaccgaaagaaaaagaaagacattactaTCCTGTTTTTAACTTGAGAAACTGtcagttttaaaatgttattttgtaaCACTTTATAcctaattttatacattttgtaAAGAcgctatttaatttttttcagagttCTAAGAATATTTTACCCAACTACAAGAGATATTTCTACAGAAGCAACTGAAGTGTTGGGGAGTTAATAATTCTCACAAAATCACTAAGTTAGTAATTAATAGGGAAAAGAGTCAAATTGTGTCTTCTGATTCCATACATACAGCCACTCCTCTATTCCATGCAGTCTCTAAGAGACCACGACGTCTCAGAAATATGGAAATACCTAGGTCATTTTCTCCAATTCAGTTTTTACGCCTGCCAAACTAAAATCAACAATATCAACTTGAAAATTTGTACAGTTTTTAGATCTCCCATTAACTAATAGGCTCCCAACTTAATAAACCAGTACTAACAAATCTTCATTATAGAAGGCCAAGGCCCAACTCAATACTTTTCAGTAGTCTGAGAAAACAGAATCAAAAGCCAGCACCTTTCTAGCTAGAGTTCTTCTAGTTTCAGCAAAAATTAAGGCCTTTCTAACATCTAACATTCAAATTTTACTTCATACCTCAAAACTTGTAAAGCATGCTAACACCAACTTAAAAGACAAAGGttaagcaataatgaaaaaaaaatgtaccatgAAGCAGTATCACAAGTCATCTAAAGGATGAAATTATATATTTAGTTgataatatattttcctttaatttatgctaaattattaaaaagaaattttaaccCCATTGCTATCTTTGTTCATTTCTTATGAGCTATTCACTGCAATTATGACAGTCACTGAACGATGAAATTAAACACAAAACCTGTGTACACATACGAAAAACATAACGAAGGAAAGGGAGAACAGGAAATGGAGGCGATAGGCTATTGGGTGGGAGTGCGGACTATAAACACCAGAAACTGCAATTCATCAGACAGGAAGTCCTGAAATCACATGACAggaggaaaatgaaattaaaaataaatgaaaaaggatCAAAATAGAAAGGCCCAAGAGATCagactgggagaaaaagaaaggtctttagatacatttgtttttttaaacaatttttgaaataaatgttatttaaatattggTATATATAAATAATCTGACAGTTGAGGAACTACTTTCATTTTGTAGTTATGCTTTTCTAATAATCACTCAATAATCACATTTATAACAccaaaacattaaagaaaataattttctcctaAAGTATAGAATCAAGTATTTATGATAACCACTGTTTTTTCTCCCCACAAAAGAAAACCTCAGTATTTTATACTCACAACTATGATATACCACCAGACCTCAATTGCTCTTACCCATCAACGTTGCTAAAAGACACAAGGAATACATTTCTTTGTCAGCTTGCTCCTGAAGTTCCTTGGACGACAGTCTGCCAGTAGCAGCAATTTCTTCTTGTTTCACAGTGTGGGCTGAGTGTGCTGCAGCCGGCTGACCACCTTCGGCTTTGCCTTTTAAGATCTCTATTGTAATTCTGTCACCGTGCTGTAAGGGAACTGGCTCCTTTTCCATTCCTGCCTGGGGTGGCAGTAACTCTTTAGGGGGGAAGCCATATCGAATACATTGTAAATACGGAGGAATGTTGAACTCTCTAGCTATACTTTCCTGAAGTTCAAAAAAGGTCGTTGAAGACTTAAGGGTAACCATGGACTGTCGTCCATCATTGGTTGTTATTCGAATCTTTTTCTCCTTAGAAGTTGTAGGTGAGTAGGGAGCCTTGGTGGGGGTGGCAGGTGCAGATGATGGGCCATCACGAACAGTGCTTGGGGAAACAGTTCTGGGATGCCCCTTTTGCTCTTGTTTTAATTTATCTGTTTTCCGTTTCTGCATTGCAGAAGCTTGTTCTGTGATGTTCTGTTGAATAGTTCTTTCAGTTTTACTCATGTTTAACTCTTCCTTGTGCAAAGTTTTTGCTTTCTGTCCAGTAAGAATAATCTTAGTTGGTAGCTGAGACTCCAATTCTTGTCCTTGCACATCTCCAACTCTCTGAGCATGAGCACCGTCTATATTTACAGGAGTGTAATCGTCAGGATTTTTTTTTGCAGTCTGATGCAATATGGTGTGTACAACTTTCTGAACTAGGATCTCACTTCCAAATTCACCTGGAAAGTGCTTGGTAACAAGCTTCATTGCAACATCATAAACATTGCTATTCAAAGCTGGATCACTTTCGTACTGGAACCAATAAACGGTTTCCCTGACcactcttcctccccactccaaAGTGATGGGGAAAGCCTCTGGGAGGTTGTCATACTCTTTACCTTCCCAAAAGTGTTTGAATCCACAACCACATTTGCCACCAGTAGACCTGGAATTAGTTCTGTCTCCATCCAAATACACAATAGAGCCATCTCCTCTGACTCTTCGCACAGATGAGCCATGGCACCAATTACAAGCTGTTAGATTACTCAATCCATAGTCTGGTACCAGAACATCTTTCACTGGGTCATATGAACAAATCAAATTGTTTAAGGGAAAGCTGTAATTTTTGTCAGGCCTCAGCTGTCCGTGAGTACTTTTTGCCAGGTTGTACAGTTTCCCTCCTGGAGCCAACCACTCAGGAGGAACATGAAGTTCAGAAAGGGCACCACAAAGCAAACACTTGTGAAGGCGATTATCCATCACTGCTTTTTTAGCAGCTGCTGTAACTTCCTCAGGCTGAACTCCTATCACCCCAGTCCTTCTGTAGAAATACTGATGTACATCAGCAACCAAACTAGGATGGATACCATGCTTGTCCATAAAGACCTCTTCCATAGCAGCAACCAGCCGAAGTAAGTACTTATCCTGCAAACTTCTGTCTCCTCCGATAACACAACCACCATCCTCCTCAAGTTTGATGTACTTCTTAATAAGATCCTGAGGCACACCCCATGCTTTAGGAAGCAAATTCATGGGCAGTTTGGGCAAGGCCGCCCCTTTTATGCCTACCAAGGGAATATAATGGTTTCGACCAGAGCTACTCCACGCGATACAGATTGGCTTGTTCAGATGACCATCTCTCCCAGTGCATTTCTCTGCCGGGATGAGCCCAGGTAGAAAGGTGGCTGAATAGTCGCCAGAGCTTCTCATGCCACTGAGCGAGTCCAAGAGGATGATGGGGCGATGTAACACGTTAGCAAGGCCAAATATGTGGATGTTCCTCAGGCCTAAGGGGACACCTTCGGGGGGCACAAACAGAGGGTCACACTCGTTGATAATGTCCTCCCACTCGGCCGCATCAATAAAGTCATGAAACAGGGCCTGATAGCGGGCGAGGTGCTGCTGAAAGTGTTGCTTGAGATTCTCCCTCAGGGCATGCCAGAAAAGCTCCCGGCCCACGAGGGCCCGGGACACCGCGTGCACCAGGCAGTGTCCGTCCCCATCCACATGCACGGGGATGAGGCACTCCTGACTTTTATTGGCCCGTTTGATGTCCTCGAGGGTGTCGTGTAGATACAGGAGGCTCCCGGAGCGGTCCTTGCCGTAGCCCACGGTGTTGACGTGCTCGGGCTCGATGAGGAAGGCACGGTCACCCAGTAAGGCGCAATCGAACAGTTCGCCCTGGTTCATATCCCGGAGAAGCTTGGCTCGGCCTGTTTGTTTGTCCATCCCATAGCGTGCCAATATGGGAGACAGTAATTTGCAGTGGTAGTTGGAGAGGCCCATCACCTTTACCAGTTCCGTGTTCTTCTTGGGCGCCCCCGTCACCCCGAGCAGTGCGTTCCGCAGCAGATTGTGCAGCACCACGTCCGGGTCGgtcacctcctccactcccagcAGCTGGTGCTGCTCGTGCCGCTGCCCGCACTCGGTACACTCGATGCTGACGGAGCCCGAGGCCGGGAAGAAGAGCCGCGCCTGGCACTTGGGGTCCGGGCAGCTCCCGGAAAGGATCCTCCGGTCCCTTCGTTTCGAAAGGCCCCCCGGAGTAGCCGCCGCCGCCAGCGACGACGAAGTCTGCGGAGCCTCGGggggaggaggcggcggcggcagcggcggcggcggcggcggctgagACATCGCTCTCGGCTCTCGCTCGGCGTCCCAAGCGACCCTCAAAAGCACATAGCCAGCCCTCCGCCGGCCCGACGCGGTCTAGTCCAGGCCCAGGGCGAATGGCTTTCCCTTCCCTaccagttcctcctcctcctaggcGAAGGCGGAAGCGCCGGACGTTGTTTCTCTTCTCACTTCTCCACTGCCTTAGCCGTTGCCCCGAACGTAACGGCCACCACCCCACCCagcactcacactcactcactctcgcTCTCTCcctcagacacagacatacacgcccTCACTGAGACTGCGCAGGCGTCGCTTCCGCTCCGCCCTCTGGGAACGAGAGTCTTCCGGCTCCTCTCTCGCGAAGGAGTGCCAGGCGCTTCCGTCCAGAAGGAACTTCAGGTACCATGATGCAAAGCGACAGGGCGCacgaggggaggaggaagaggaaagcttcGGAAGGCGGgggcagaaaggaaaaggatgacTCGCGGGGCTTGTCGGTAGTTGTATTTTTTACTGGGTCTCTTTTGtagttcattttttcctcctctgGCCCAGGCGGAAGAGTCAGACCACATTTCCTAGACGCTGTGTGTGGCGTCCCGCCGCACTTTCCCCTTGGGCAGAAAGGAGTTTGCTTGGTGAAAACAGgagtaaaaaaagaattatgtggTAGAGGGTCTGACGTTCACGACCGATACAAGGGATTGGGGGTTAGGGAATCCCAGTGATTTGCCAGGCTAGGAAGTGGAATCGAAGGATTTAATCCTAGAAAAAAGTCCTGGCTGGTGATAGGAAAATCACAGTTTGAGAATTACTGGTTCGCAACTTgtaagaacactttttttttttttttttttttttttttttagaaagcatcttgttattatttttgtctttttggctTATTTTTAAGTATTGAGGGAATGGCTTGTCATAGAATGTTTAGAAAACAAGTCCAAGAAAGGTAAAGTTGTCTCTTAGCAGTTAGAGATCACCAGCACTAAGGTTTTCTGTGCGTATATagtatatacttttattttttgagacagggactcaatAGCCCAGGCAGACCCAAACTCCATAGtggatgatgaccttgaactccaaatGCTGAAGTGTaggtacacaccacacacctagGTTATGCAGTGCTAAgggttgaacctagggcttcGTGCATgataggcaagggctctacccaTAATATGTagggttttaaaaaattatttccatttttttagattataatataattacatttcctccttccaaacccttACATATGCCCAAccatgctctctttcaaattcatgatctccaTTGATGCATCTATCAAACTGtatgttttacatatatatatatatatatatatatatatatatatatatgtgtgtgtgtgtgtgtgtgtgtgtgtgtgtatgatactGTTCTTGgtgttaaataaatatataattattttctcttattcAGGATATTTTTcctctacatttatttatgctcaCTTGCTTTCTTGAAGTTAtctgattattattttaattaaaaataatgtaaaaatcatggcttcttttttcattaattactgttacatacatatatttcaacTTTAAGTCTGGCAAAACAGTGTATGCcattaatcctagtacttgggaggcagaggcagacagatctcggGAACTCTCTACGGTCTCATCTACACGGTGAATTCCAAGTCAGTTGTGATcgtacagtgagatcctgtcttgggAAGGAAAGATTCCTCTTCAGCCATGTGTTGCATCTGCgatccctgcacccacatggtggtggtgaggtcagcctgggctagggTCAAGAATGACAGCCTgttactacatagtgagactgtcttagCAAAAGGAAACAACAAAGCCAACAACCTCACCTGTGTGTGGGGCACAGGCCTGTAATGGCAGctatgaggcagagacaggaaaatggaGAACTCAAGGGTCTGTGTGTCTGGGCTATAGAATGAataattccagaccagcctaggCACATGtacctgtctcaagacaaaaagTAAAAGGAAGGCTGGGGTCACAACTCAGTTGTGCAGTTTGCTTCTAGCATTCATGGGACCCtaagttcaattttcagcattACAAATTTAACAGAAAAGATACATCTTTGGAATAactttcattacatttatttatgcatgcatgtgtgcaacaTACATGGGGAGTCAGAAAATAACTTATAGGACCTGCTCTCGTCTTCCACCATGGAGATCTCAGGCATGAAACTCAATCCTATCATTGAGTGCCTTTGCCCATAGCACAATCTGTCGTAAG containing:
- the Vcpip1 gene encoding deubiquitinating protein VCPIP1, translated to MSQPPPPPPLPPPPPPPEAPQTSSSLAAAATPGGLSKRRDRRILSGSCPDPKCQARLFFPASGSVSIECTECGQRHEQHQLLGVEEVTDPDVVLHNLLRNALLGVTGAPKKNTELVKVMGLSNYHCKLLSPILARYGMDKQTGRAKLLRDMNQGELFDCALLGDRAFLIEPEHVNTVGYGKDRSGSLLYLHDTLEDIKRANKSQECLIPVHVDGDGHCLVHAVSRALVGRELFWHALRENLKQHFQQHLARYQALFHDFIDAAEWEDIINECDPLFVPPEGVPLGLRNIHIFGLANVLHRPIILLDSLSGMRSSGDYSATFLPGLIPAEKCTGRDGHLNKPICIAWSSSGRNHYIPLVGIKGAALPKLPMNLLPKAWGVPQDLIKKYIKLEEDGGCVIGGDRSLQDKYLLRLVAAMEEVFMDKHGIHPSLVADVHQYFYRRTGVIGVQPEEVTAAAKKAVMDNRLHKCLLCGALSELHVPPEWLAPGGKLYNLAKSTHGQLRPDKNYSFPLNNLICSYDPVKDVLVPDYGLSNLTACNWCHGSSVRRVRGDGSIVYLDGDRTNSRSTGGKCGCGFKHFWEGKEYDNLPEAFPITLEWGGRVVRETVYWFQYESDPALNSNVYDVAMKLVTKHFPGEFGSEILVQKVVHTILHQTAKKNPDDYTPVNIDGAHAQRVGDVQGQELESQLPTKIILTGQKAKTLHKEELNMSKTERTIQQNITEQASAMQKRKTDKLKQEQKGHPRTVSPSTVRDGPSSAPATPTKAPYSPTTSKEKKIRITTNDGRQSMVTLKSSTTFFELQESIAREFNIPPYLQCIRYGFPPKELLPPQAGMEKEPVPLQHGDRITIEILKGKAEGGQPAAAHSAHTVKQEEIAATGRLSSKELQEQADKEMYSLCLLATLMGEDVWSYAKGLPHMFQQGGVFYNIMKKTMGMADGKHCTFPHLPGKTFVYNASEDRLELCVDTAGHFPIGPDVEDLVKEAVSQVRAEATTRSRESSPSHGLLKLGSGGVVKKRSEQLHNVTAFQGKGHSLGTASSNPHIDPRARETLAARKHNTGTDFSSSSIKTEPPVFTAAPGNSELIRIAPGVVTMRDGRQLDPDVVEAQRKKLQEMVSSIQASMDKHLRDQSTEQTPSDLSQRKVEAVSSSVRPGSLQTGLPEPFSLTGGTENLNTETTDSRVADTLEAAFATRSKAQKENSMEEPEEMDSQDAETSNTTEPMDHS